A genomic region of Botrytis cinerea B05.10 chromosome 9, complete sequence contains the following coding sequences:
- the Bcspp1 gene encoding Bcspp1 encodes MDSMDIDSRVETPQAVGEVESMDTETSNKVAVEEIVEAPNEASVVENFVDEQTEEQTEEQATAPEPPKPKLSATKSKISNNAPGYRYKYPEAKPTPPGVDDDRWNKIYVAADSRFYNRAKKNASESRKIRLTGETYQLALRILKERDEKEAEAAADLAAGIAPPPKRTPKPKPPPRIPKAPSTSSRDGTPSFNDRIPLSISEQIKSEGRARKALPSSSQGSPGPSAPKHSSPVPSQIKSEKGPMLKKKSSVAPFKKTQPKSAKPEGPTDARSQRNSATPGGRSGPSDDDGSNDGGEYCICRGPDDHRMMIFCDGGCQDWYHCSCIDVDVEDAKNLLDRFICPNCSSETEFTTWKRICRYHNVDGCRKAARVMDEPPSKYCSDEHATAFWEFVAAKLRSNQKRTIGGALNEEEFGALLTSCKTAADFHALGSRPKLPVPEGHDPSQPLGLNYLLPEEESTINKIKAGRTVIEQRIEGFKMAQKLLIMMNRRAKIAQEHPDVEAKEICGYDNRLALNEYEFGAWCASEEGKSYLATGILGPRTEETKHLGETTPHPGQVIPDMGDIPDELKNLCIKPLKKCKHYGWRGNHAEQYAYSTKTLTEELAKLSKQEASIIEDAETREATKDYNAENTVEQLF; translated from the exons ATGGATTCAATGGATATTGATTCTCGTGTCGAGACGCCTCAGGCTGTTGGTGAAGTCGAG TCAATGGATACCGAAACTTCAAACAAGGTTGCAGTTGAGGAAATAGTTGAAGCCCCAAATGAGGCTTCTGTTGTTGAAAATTTTGTTGATGAACAAACAGAGGAGCAGACAGAAGAGCAGGCAACTGCTCCAGAacccccaaaacccaaacttTCTGctaccaaatccaaaatatcaaacaacGCTCCTGGTTACAGATACAAATATCCTGAGGCGAAGCCGACACCTCCCGGTGTAGATGATGATAGATGGAATAAGATCTACGTTGCCGCAGATTCTCGATTTTACAACAGAGCCAAAAAGAATGCGTCTGAATCCAGAAAGATTAGGCTGACTGGTGAGACTTATCAATTGGCACTCAGAATCTTaaaggaaagagatgagaaggaagCGGAGGCCGCGGCAGATCTGGCTGCTGGCATCGCACCTCCTCCTAAAAGAACGCCAAAGCCCAAGCCACCACCCCGAATTCCAAAAGCTCCATCTACGAGCTCAAGGGACGGTACACCAAGCTTCAATGATAGAATACCATTAAGTATCTCCGAACAGATCAAGAGTGAAGGTCGTGCTCGAAAAGCACTGCCATCCTCCAGTCAAGGGTCTCCCGGGCCATCTGCTCCTAAGCATAGCAGTCCTGTACCATCCCAGATAAAGTCGGAGAAGGGACCGATgctaaagaagaagagcagtGTCGCTCCTTTCAAAAAAACTCAACCCAAATCAGCCAAGCCCGAAG GCCCTACAGATGCTAGATCGCAACGTAATAGCGCCACTCCCGGTGGAAGAAGTGGCCCgtctgatgatgatggcagCAATGATGGTGGTGAATACTGTATATGTCGCGGTCCTGATGATCACCGCATGATGATCTTTTGTGATGGAGGTTGCCAAGACTGGTATCATTGCTCATGTATCGATGTTGATGTCGAGGACGCGAAAAATCTGCTTGATCGATTCATTTGTCCAAATTGCAGCTCCGAAACTGAATTTACTACATGGAAGCGAATTTGCAGATATCATAACGTTGATGGATGTAGGAAGGCAGCTCGTGTTATGGACGAGCCACCTAGCAAGTATTGCAGTGATGAGCACGCAACTGCTTTTTGGGAATTTGTTGCCGCAAAGTTGCGCTCCAATCAAAAACGTACTATAGGTGGTGCATTGAATGAGGAAGAATTTGGAGCGTTGTTGACTTCATGTAAGACAGCAGCCGATTTCCATGCCCTTGGTTCAAGGCCGAAGTTGCCAGTACCTGAAGGACACGACCCAAGTCAACCACTAGGCCTCAACTATCTACTTCCCGAAGAAGAATCTACCATAAACAAGATTAAGGCTGGACGCACCGTCATTGAACAGCGCATTGAAGGTTTCAAGATGGCGCAAAAACTTTTGATCATGATGAACCGTCGGGCTAAGATCGCACAAGAACATCCAGATGTTGAGGCCAAGGAAATTTGCGGGTACGATAATCGTCTCGCTCTAAATGAATATGAGTTTGGTGCTTGGTGTGCAAGCGAAGAGGGCAAAAGCTATCTCGCCACTGGTATTCTTGGTCCTCGTACTGAGGAAACAAAGCATCTTGGTGAAACTACTCCACATCCTGGTCAGGTCATTCCGGATATGGGAGATATACCTGACGAACTAAAGAATCTGTGTATCAAGCCCCTCAAGAAATGCAAACACTATGGCTGGCGTGGTAACCATGCAGAGCAATATGCCTATTCCACAAAGACTTTGACCGAGGAACTCGCCAAGTTGAGTAAACAAGAGGCATCTATTATTGAGGATGCAGAAACAAGAGAAGCTACTAAGGATTACAATGCTGAGAACACAGTGGAGCAGCTTTTCTAA